The following are encoded in a window of Candidatus Schekmanbacteria bacterium genomic DNA:
- the murD gene encoding UDP-N-acetylmuramoyl-L-alanine--D-glutamate ligase, giving the protein MKKAVNKEMGDRVLIAGLGKSGVGAMRLALSQDIKVFACEKKRASEWEKCGETIPPQVKVEFESNGFELLDEVTDVIVSPGISYKSDFVKRAINKKKNVMSEIEFASRYTTVPIIAVTGTNGKTTVTKLINEILRKDGKESIEAGNIGTSLSEVVSQNFKGDYIVCEISSFQLELISNLKPHISLLLNITPDHLDRYDSLDEYADTKMRIFENLSDEDFGIINADDSLIMTKLSKLRGQTFFFSRTQSKIKGAYVDSGEIVFRDLKFAENIMPIERIKMKGCHNLENALSAVSVSMIVDVKKEVVAEVLEKFLPPSHRMEEVANINNVLFINDSKATNIDALKRALEGIEEKVILIAGGRDKNGDFASITDEVKSSVRLIIAIGEAAGKIEKAFSDIVEVFRAKTLEEAVNKAYRIARPGEVVLLSPGCASFDMFDSYEHRGDEFKRCVRKLYEN; this is encoded by the coding sequence TTGAAGAAGGCAGTGAATAAAGAAATGGGAGATAGAGTCTTGATTGCGGGTTTGGGGAAAAGTGGAGTTGGTGCGATGAGGCTTGCGCTTTCACAGGACATAAAAGTTTTTGCCTGTGAGAAAAAAAGAGCATCTGAATGGGAAAAATGCGGAGAAACAATTCCACCTCAAGTTAAAGTAGAGTTTGAAAGTAACGGCTTTGAACTTCTCGATGAAGTTACTGATGTAATAGTTAGCCCGGGAATTTCATATAAAAGTGATTTCGTCAAAAGAGCAATAAACAAGAAAAAGAATGTTATGAGTGAAATAGAATTTGCAAGCCGCTATACCACTGTCCCAATTATTGCTGTTACAGGCACAAATGGGAAAACGACGGTGACTAAGCTGATTAATGAGATCTTGAGGAAAGATGGCAAAGAGTCTATAGAAGCCGGTAATATTGGCACATCACTTTCAGAAGTTGTATCTCAGAATTTTAAAGGTGATTATATAGTCTGTGAAATATCGAGTTTTCAGCTTGAATTGATTAGCAATTTAAAACCTCACATATCTCTCCTTTTAAATATAACGCCCGACCATTTGGACCGTTACGACTCCCTTGATGAATATGCTGACACAAAGATGAGAATCTTTGAGAATCTCAGCGATGAAGATTTCGGAATAATAAATGCAGATGATTCACTAATAATGACTAAACTTTCAAAATTGAGGGGACAGACTTTTTTCTTTAGCCGAACACAGTCAAAGATAAAAGGGGCTTATGTTGACTCAGGAGAAATTGTCTTTAGGGATTTAAAATTTGCAGAAAATATTATGCCTATTGAGAGGATTAAGATGAAAGGATGCCACAACCTTGAGAATGCTCTGTCCGCAGTTTCTGTTTCTATGATAGTGGATGTGAAAAAGGAAGTTGTAGCAGAGGTCTTGGAAAAATTTCTCCCTCCTTCCCATAGAATGGAAGAAGTGGCTAATATAAACAATGTGCTTTTTATAAATGATTCAAAAGCCACGAATATTGATGCATTGAAGAGGGCATTGGAAGGAATTGAAGAGAAAGTCATTTTGATTGCAGGAGGCAGGGATAAGAATGGTGATTTTGCTTCAATCACAGATGAAGTTAAGTCTTCTGTACGACTTATCATTGCCATTGGTGAAGCGGCAGGAAAAATTGAGAAAGCATTTTCTGATATTGTTGAGGTATTTAGAGCAAAAACTTTGGAGGAGGCTGTAAATAAGGCATATAGGATAGCCAGGCCGGGAGAAGTAGTACTTCTTTCTCCGGGTTGCGCAAGCTTTGATATGTTTGATTCCTACGAGCATCGGGGTGATGAATTTAAAAGATGTGTGAGGAAACTTTATGAAAATTGA
- the ftsW gene encoding putative lipid II flippase FtsW — MKIDERGKSDKLILFTALLLSGIGAIMVYSASAIMSLEKFSDPYFYFKKQLLAIIIGTILMVCAMNFNYKKYYKLAIPSLMFAIVLLILVFIPGINETAKGATRWIAYKSLRFQPAEFMKFALILYAARYISKKGDKLSDFTKGILPLSIVFGIVAVLIMKQPDFGTVMIMAIVLLIMLFIGGMNLKYLFSLMAVITPMAIFAVLSEPYRMKRITAFLNPWEYPRDSGFQLIQSLYAFGRGGIFGVGFGESREKLFYLPEPHNDFILSVVGEEIGMLGVITIVGLFFIYVYRGFKVAMNVDDTFGAMLSAGIVSLIGIQGLINMAVALGLFPTKGITLPFISYGGSSMIFMMFLTGVLLNISENARR; from the coding sequence ATGAAAATTGATGAGAGGGGAAAATCGGATAAATTAATACTTTTTACAGCCCTTCTGCTTTCTGGGATTGGAGCTATAATGGTTTACAGCGCAAGTGCCATTATGTCACTTGAAAAATTTTCAGACCCCTATTTCTATTTCAAAAAGCAGCTGCTCGCAATCATCATAGGGACAATTTTGATGGTTTGCGCAATGAATTTCAATTACAAAAAATATTACAAGTTAGCAATTCCTTCGCTTATGTTTGCAATAGTGCTTCTTATTCTTGTTTTTATACCCGGAATTAACGAGACAGCAAAAGGTGCAACACGATGGATAGCTTATAAGTCTTTAAGATTTCAACCTGCCGAATTTATGAAATTTGCTCTTATTCTTTATGCGGCAAGATATATTTCCAAAAAAGGAGATAAATTGAGCGATTTTACGAAAGGAATCCTACCTTTATCAATAGTATTTGGCATTGTAGCAGTTCTGATTATGAAACAACCGGATTTTGGGACAGTAATGATAATGGCTATTGTACTCCTCATTATGCTGTTTATTGGCGGTATGAATTTAAAATATCTCTTTAGTCTTATGGCAGTTATAACTCCGATGGCTATTTTTGCAGTGCTTTCTGAGCCATACAGAATGAAACGAATCACTGCTTTTTTGAATCCATGGGAATATCCTCGTGATTCAGGATTTCAGCTTATTCAATCTTTATATGCCTTTGGAAGAGGAGGAATTTTTGGTGTTGGTTTTGGAGAAAGCCGCGAGAAACTCTTTTATCTTCCCGAACCTCATAATGATTTTATTCTTTCAGTTGTAGGAGAGGAGATTGGAATGCTTGGTGTCATCACAATAGTGGGACTCTTTTTCATCTATGTCTATCGGGGATTTAAAGTTGCAATGAATGTAGATGATACATTTGGAGCTATGTTGTCTGCTGGAATAGTTTCTCTCATTGGGATTCAAGGACTAATTAATATGGCAGTAGCATTGGGGTTGTTTCCAACAAAAGGTATAACACTGCCTTTTATAAGTTATGGCGGTTCATCGATGATTTTTATGATGTTTTTAACCGGTGTCCTTCTCAATATTTCAGAAAATGCAAGAAGATAA